The Polyangium aurulentum genomic interval CTACGACAATGGGTCGCGAATGCACCGAATCTTCATGACCGCAGGCGGACACGGGATCGCCGGCGCGCTCGGCAACGAACTCAGGGTCACGCGCGACGGCGGCCGCACGTGGACGGCGATCGCGACGCCGCTCGATCAGCGCCCGACGAGCGGCGCAAAGCCCGCGGAGCACAGCCCCGAAAAGGACATCCAGAACGTCGCATTCTTCAATGGGCAGTTGGTCGTGCAGCAGAATGACGCCGTGTTCGCGTCGCCCGACGTCACGCCGGTGCGCTGGCGCCGCGTGGGGACGCTCGTGGCCTTCGAGACCGACCGCGACGGGAGCGCCGCATTCGGCGTCGAGCGCGACGGCCGATTCGTGCGAATCGACGCCTCGCTCGCGCTCGCGCCCATCCCCGGAGCGCGATTGAAGGGCGAGCTCGAGGACCTCCACGTCGAGGGCAGCGTGCTCTACGCCCTCGACGCGTCGCTCGGGCTCTACCGCGCCGACGCGCAGGGCGCGCGCTTCGCGGTTCCGCATTCGGAGGGCGACGCGGCCGCGTCACTCACCATGGTTCGCCGCGCGGGCGACAAGCTCTGGGGTGTCACCCCGCACGGGCTCTATGCGTCGACCGACGGCGGCGCGACCTGGGGGCTCGAACAGACGTCCGCCACGGCGCTCGTCGGGCTCGATGCGCGCAACGCCGACGAGCTGTTTCTGTGGAATGCTCGGGGCGAGGCATCGATCTTCGACGCGCGCACCCGGCGCCTGACCGCCGTGCGCTCGCTCGCGGGGGTCCCCGTGGGGAGCCTCGTCGTCGTCGATCCCGGGCTATGGCTCGTGCTGGACCGCGCCCGCCCACAAGCCGGGGCGTGGCGCTCGGATGACCGCGGCGCGACCTGGACGCCGCTCGATACCTGGAAGGGCGCGCCCGCAATCGCCGCCGTCGTGTCGCCCGACCACGACGTGGTGCTCTGGCTCGGGGACAACACGGTTCGTCGTCTAAAACCGCCCGTGAGCACGGGCGTGCTGGCCGGCATCCCGGCGCCCCGCGTGCGCTCCGTGCCGGTCGCGCCGCTCCACGTTTCATGCTGCACGAGCGTGTATTTCGCCGACGCCGACCACGGCTTGCTCCGCGGCTACGTGCATCACCTGGGCGATCACGTCTGGGCGACGCAGGACGGCGGCGCGCGCTGGTCCGAGGTGGACGCGGCGACGCTTCCGTACAGGCGTATCGTGCCATTCCGCGGGGAAGCCCTCGCCGTCGCGGCGCGAATCGACGAGGACGACGACGGCGAGCGCGAGCTGTACGTGCTGCAGGGGACGAACCGGCGGCTGGTTTACCGCGCGACGGAACAGATCAGCGACGTGAGCGTGGATCCATCGGGCAATGTGCTGATCGAGCTCGACCCCACGCCCGAGACCTTCAGCGATACGAGCGGCCGGCACTGGCTCGCGCTGCAACCGCCAGCGCAATGAGCACGTCCCCTCGAGCGGCCCGCGCGCGCGTCGCTCGTGGAGGGCGCCCGCTCGGCTCGCTGCGGCGGGCGGGGAGGATGGAGGGGCTTCTGGTCAGCAGGCGCAGGCGGCCAGATCGTCGAGGTAGACGCACGTGCCGCCGCAGAACGAGAAGCAGTCCTCGATCTCGAACCATTCGTCGTCGATGCACTCCTCGATGGCGTCGCCGCTGCAGATCTGCTCGCCCTCGCTGCACCCGTCAGCCACGACGACGCACCCGGAGAGGAGCGGCACGGCGAGCAGCATCAGGGGCACGAGCAGCCAGCCGAACCATCGTCCCTTCTCGCTCTTCATCGGTTTCATGGGCATTGCTCCTGTGCCCGACGTTCCTCGACGAAGGCCGAGGGCTCTTGCCGGCACGCGTGGCCAGAACATAACACTGGAACGGCGCGTGCGGGTGAGTCGATGGGCGCACGTGCGCCTCCTGACCCGAGCGTCCCGGTCGCAATGTGGTGACGCTCGCCGAGCACACGCCACGAACCGGCGAAGGGCGAGCTGGAACCCATACAACGTCCCGCGTAGCGCGGGGAAACGGCCGGCGTACCCGGCGGACGCGGGGCGCGTACGCGAGGAAACGCGGCCCCCTCCTGAGATGCCTCGACGACGGCGCTCGCGTGCGCGGGGCGACAGAATCCTTCGCTTTCACCGGCGCTCACCGGGGTGGCACGACGGCTGCAATGGCTCGTGCCGACAACCCCACCTCAATGCCCGGAGATTGCATCATGAAGACCCAATTCGTTCTCGTGTCCCTGCTCTGCGCGGTTGCCCCTCTCGCGTCCGCGTGCGTCGCGGCAGAGCCCACCGATATCGATCCCGCCAGCGCCATGGTCGCCGGCGAGCTGGTCACGCTCGATGAGATCGAGGCGACGGGCCCGGAGATCCAGGCCACGCCATCGGTGCCGGCGCAGACGTTCCTGTTCCCGCGCCAGGCGACGCCCTTCGGCGCGAGCTACGAGGATTGGGCCGCGACGTGGTGGCAATGGGCGCTCGCGATCCCGAAGGCCGAGAACCCGATCCTCGGCGGGCCGTGCGAGCTGCATCAAACCGGGGACGTGTTCTTCCTGGCGGGCACGACGGGCGGCGCCTCCACCCGATCCTGCACGATCCCGGCGGGCAAGGGCATCTTCTTCCCGATCGCGAATCACATCTACAAGAACTGCCCGGAGTACGTGGGCCAAATGGCCAATTATACGTGCACGGACTCGATGGACGTGGATCTGCTCCACGATCGGACCTTGCTTTGGGCGACGTACGACAAGGACTTGCTGCTCGAGATCGACGGGGTCCCGGTCGACGGCCTGGACGAGTACAATGCCCATTCCGAGGCCTTCACCGAGACCTCGTCGACGAACGTGGCCGATCGCGTCTTCCCGGCCTGCGCCGGTCCCATCGAGGCGAACTCCTGCGGCGTCCCCGTGGGCACGGCACGCGCCGTCGTGAGCGACGGATACTGGGCCATGCTGCATCCGCTGCCGGTGGGGCAGCACCAGATTCACTTCGCCGCGACCATCTATCGGCCCGGGAACCCCTTCTCGCTCGACGTCACGTACAACATCGTCGTCACGCCCTGACGAGCCTACTTCTGCGCCCGCTCGTGCGGCGGGAGCGCCCCCTTGGGCTCCGTTTCCTCGGCTCGCTCGCCCTCGGGCGCCTCGCCGCCCATCTCTCCTCTCGCTCGCTCCGTGTCCATGGCATTCGTCCCCGAGGTCGATTGTCCGGGCGACACCTCGACGCCGCCCCGGCCCGACTCGTCGTAGGGCCCGCCGCCGATCGAGCCGGGCATGCGGATCTCGGCTCCTTCGGGGTGCGGGACGCCTGCTGGGAAAATCCCTTTCGACTGATCGACCTCGTCAATCCGTCCTTTTCCCTGGGTCAACGGATCAGGACGCTTTTCATCCTCGCGCGCCATCGTATCCTCCGCCGCTCGTGCTCGCGCGGGTGCGCTCGATTGCACACGCGCACGGGTCCAACCTGCGGGCATGCATCCGAGGTGCCGTGCGCGCCCGTGAGCGCCGGCTCGCAGGCGCCCTCGCGCGCTCAGGCTCCAGCGCTGGCAGGCCCCTGCCCCCCTGATCGGGCATGCTCACAGAATCGTTTCAGCAGGACGAGGGTCGTTCCCCAGTAGAAGTCGAGGTGCTTGTACACCACGTAGTCGACCAGATTGCTCAACGTCAAATCCAGCCGCGTGCTGCTGCCCGACGGGGTCAATGCAAATTCGATGACGACGTGGTTTTCCGGGGTATCGGGAATCGCCGACCTGGAGAGCGTGCTCCAGTGGCTGTATCGGAGGGTGCGCTCCGGTTCGAACGCGCGAACGGTTCCTCTGTTCTCGAACCCGATCTCCCCATGCAGGTCTCCTCGAAAGAGGATCGGGCTTCCAATCTCCCAGTTCGTCGTCACTTCGATGTCGTCATCGGAGATCCATGCTCGCATCGAGGGCGGGTCGGTCAGCGCACGCCACACATCCGCGGGCGAAGCGTCGATCTCGATGCTCTTCGTCACTGCCTCGGGAAGTTCGTTTTCGCGCTCGGAGGTCATCCAGCCGTCCTTATGTGGTCGGGTTTCGGAGCTTCCGTGAGTAGCAGACGGTCGTGACGCGCGGGGCGGGGACGGGCGGCGCAAGACCTCGGTGCTCCTGGCCGGCCCATGGGTCACCGGATCCATCCCGCTTGGGGCGACGAACCGGATCCGGAGTCGGTGCGCGCACCGTGGTCCGCCAAACATATCTGACGGATCCGACCCGCGAACCGGATCTCCATCCCACTGAACACTCGTAACGCTGACAACCAAGAGGGTTGCCATGGTGGGGGGGCGCAGCAAGAATCCCTTGCTCCCCGTGCCCCGCGCGGGGCCCAGGTGTGGTACATGAACGTCCAACTTATGCTCGATCGCATTAGAGGCTTTCGCCAGCTCTTCCTCTTTTTCCCGGTTGTGTGGGGCGTCGCAAGCTGCACGGTGGGCGGTGAGGCCCCGATCGGCGAGGACGCTGGCACCAGCAGCAGCAGCAGCGGCGCAGGCGGGGGAGATCCCGGGCCTTGCGGCGTGGACTGTTCGCAGTTCGAGACACCTCAGTGCATGGTCGCGGTGTGCAACACCGGGCAAGAGCTCGGCCCGCTGAACACCTGCGTCGTGGTGCCCGCACCCAAGGGAACCTCGTGCGACGACGGTAAGTTCTGCACCGTCAACGACGTCTGCGACAACGGCACCTGCGGCGGCGGAAGCCAGAACCTCTGCGGGCTGAAGCCCGATCCCTGCTCGTCGGTGATTTGCTACGAGGAATTGCAGACCTGCGATGTCACGCCGGTCGGCGACGGCGCCCCCTGCACCCCGACGGACCTCTGCCAGATCAAGGGCGTATGCAAGATCGGCGAGTGCGTGGGCGAGCCCAGGGACTGCGATTTCTCGCCGCTCAGCGAGTGCAACACGATGTCCTGCGATCCGGCCACGGGCGATTGCGTGCCCACGCCGGACCCCGCCAAGGACAACAAATCGTGCGTGCTCACCGGTGACCTCTGCAAGGTCAACAGGACGTGCCAGGCCGGGCAATGCGCGGGCGGCGAGCCCAGGGATTGCTCGGGGCTCGACGTCGAGTGCAAGCGCGGCGTGTGCAACCCCGAGAACGGCACCTGCGTCTCGGCCCCCGCGCCCGCCGGCACCACCTGCACGGAGGGCGTCGCCGAGTGCCACGTGGGCAAGTGCGACGCGGCGAGCGGCAACTGCCTTTCCACGTCGGCGCCCGATGGCAGCGCGTGCAACGACTACAACTCCTGCACCACCGCGGACACCTGCTCGTCCGGCGCTTGCGTGGCTGGCGATTCGGTCGACACCTGCGTCGTTTACCTCCACGAGGGCTTCGAAAACTGCTCGAACGGCTGGACGTTCGGCGGTGATTGGGAATGCGGCACGCCCTCGAACGTGGGCCCGCCCGTGGCCCACATCGGCGACAACGTCATCGCGACGCAGATCGCCGGCCTCTACCATACCAACCAGAGCTACAGCACCTCTGTCGCGACCTCGCCGGCCATCGACCTGACCGGGGCGACCAACCCGATGGTTTCCTTCTGGGCGTGGGACCACACCGAGGGCGGCACCTTCGACGGCTGGAATCTGAAGGTCAGCACCAACGGCGGGCAGAGCTTCACGCAGGTCACGACGGTGACCCCGGCCTACGGCCTGAACATCGCCGGACAGCCCGCGTGGGGCGGTAATCACGCGGCGGAAGGCTGGCAGAACTACATGGCGGATCTGACCGCCTTCGCCGGGCAGTCGATCCTCCTGCGCTTCTCCTTCCGCAGCGACGGCGCGACCGTCTTCCCGGGCGTGTACGTCGACGAATTGGTCGTCGCCGAGCCGCAGCAGATCCCGATGTACATCACGTCGACATCGCCGCTCCAGGACGTGTATGCGGGGATGTCCTACGCGACGACGATCACCAGAGTCGGCGGCTCGAGCAACGCGCTGTGGAGCATCAAGCCCGGCGGCCAGAACACGGCCTGGCTGACGATCGATCCGGTGACCGGCGTGCTCGCGGGCACGCCTTCGGCGGCGGAGGACGGGCCCGTGACCGTCACCGTGCACGTCGAGGAGCCGATGCTGCCCTCGAACTACGCGGAGAAGACGTTCACCTTCAACGTCAAGCCCAACTCGTACTACACGAGCTTCGAGGGCACTTGCCCGGACGGCTGGACGCTGACCGGCGATTGGGAGTGCGGTGTCCCCGTGAACGTGGGTCCCGCGACCGCGTACCAGGGGACGCAGTGCATCGCCACGAAGCTCGGCGAGAATTACAGCATCTCGCAGACGTTTGCGGGCACGACCGCCACCTCACCCGACATCGACCTCACCTCTGCGCAGAGCCCGACCCTCACGTTCCGGATGTGGATCGATACCGAGGGCTCGACGTACGACGGCGTCACCCTGCAAGTCAGCACCGACGGCGGGATGAGCTACGCGACGATCAACGGCGTCTCGCCGGCGTATCCGCTGACCATCGCAGGCAAGCCCGCGTGGGGTGGTCACCAATCCGGGCTCGGCTGGCAGTTCATGCAAGCCGATCTATCGCCTTACGTCGGCAAGATCGTCCGCCTGCGGTTCGCTTTCCAGAGCGATACCTCCGGGACCTTCCCCGGCGTCTACATCGACGACATCTTCATCGACTGAGGAGCTTGTCCATGAACCGCCCTGCAAGGATCCGTCGGCACGTTTTCGCTTCACTCACCCTGGCCTGGATCGCTGCCGCGTGGGCTGGCTGCGCCACGTCCGGGGGAAACACACCGGGAACGGGTACCACGAGCACCAGCGCGTCCTCCGGCAATGGCGGCTCGGGAGGCGAAGGGGGAGGCGTCGACTTCGATGCGGGCGCCGGCGGCGAAGAGGACTCCGGCGCCTGCGTGACCACGAGCGCAGAGGCCCGTCGCATCCCGCTCGACGTCATCTTCCTCATCGACCGATCGGGCAGCATGTCGGGCGCGAAGTGGAACGGGACCAAAGCGGCCTTGACCACGTTCTTCAACGATCCGGCATCGGCCGGCATCGGCGTCGGCATGGTCTACTTCCCGACCCAAAATGGGGACATGTGCGTCGCCACGAACTACGCGGCCCTCGACGTGCCCATCGGCCTGCTGCCGGACAACGCATTTGCCTTGACGAACGCGATTCCCTACGACGCCCTGGGTTGGGGTACGCCCATGTGGAGCGGGCTCAAGGGGGTGCTCATGGCGGCGACCGCCTACCAGGACGCGCACCCGACGCACAAGGTCGTCGTGGTCCTCGCCACCGACGGCAATCCCTCTTCCGAGTGCCCGCCAACGGCGATCGACGCCGTCGCGGAGGTGGCAGATAGCGCGCTCGACTACAACGGCGTTCGCACCTATGTCATCGGTGTGGCCGGCTCGACAATCGCGAACCTCGACAAGATCGCGGCGGCGGGCGGGACGACGGCGGCCTACGACATCACGAAGGACATCAACCAGTTCGCCGCGAAGATGGAGGAGATTCGTACGGAGGCGCTCGGGTGCGATTTCGAGATCCCGCCGCCGCCGAACGGCCAGCAGCTCGATCCGAACAGGGTGAACTTCACGTACACGCCGAAAGGCGTGGGATCACCGAAGATCTTGCCGCGCGCCGACGATCTCGCCGACTGCAACAATCTGCCCGGCTGGTACTATGACAGCAACACCAGCCCCACCAAGATCATCCTCTGCCCTGCGTCTTGCTCCCCAGTGCAGGCAGACACCAACGCCAAGGTCTCCGTGCTCTTCGGCTGCAACTCCGTGGCCAATTGAAGCACACGCGCCCTTCTTGATGTATCGTTGGCCCGGGGCGCGAAGTCAGCGCCCCGCGCTTGAAGTGAGCGTTACCCCAAGAAGGGTAGGACAATATGCTTGGAAGTGATCGTCTCTATTGGGCTCTCTCCCTCGTGACCACCTTGGCCGTGGGCTGCGGTGATGCCGTCGAGAATACACCGGGGACCGGCGGCGGCGGCGGCACCGGCGGGCAGGGGGGGAGCTCCTCCTCCATGAGCTCGTCGAGCAGCAGCAGCGGCACTGGCGGCGGGGAGGTGAGCTGCCCGTCGATGGAGGGCACGGTCCTCGCCGTCAAGCAGCTCTATTTCGGCGAGGGCAACAGCGGCGAGTGGAAGAAGGTCGGCTACAACCTCGACAACAAGGTGTCGACCGGGTCTTCGGACGACGTCTGCCAGCCGAACGCGGGCGGTTCGCCGCAGACCGCATTCCCCGACGGCGACGAAGGGATCGACAACTCTTTCGGGAAGAACCTCCTGCCCACGATCCTCTCGCTCTACCCGATGTGGGTGAAGGACATCAACAACGGCATCATGAACGGCAACTTCACCGCGCTGGTGAAGCTCATGTGCCTGCCTCCGTCGGGCGACGTCCCGCAGTTCACCACCAAGCTCTTCGGCGCGACGAAGCTCGCCATGGCGCCCAAGTGGGACGGGACGGACAAGTGGCCGGTCGAGCCCGGGCACCTCAGCGATCCCATGGATCCGGAGTCATCGTCGATCACCTTCCCGAATAGCTCGGTGATTGGCGCGACGTTCGACGCTGGGAAAAACGGGACGTTCATCCTCTCGGTCCCGATCAAGACGGCGTCGAAGAGCACGTCTATCAAGCTGACCCTGTACTCGGCGCAGATGAAGATGACCCTCGCCGATGATCGCAAGAGCGCGACGGCCGGCATGATTGGCGGCGTGCTCAACACCGAGGAGTTCGTGGCCGAGATCAAGAAGGTCGGCGACCTGCTCGGCCTCTGCGGCAATCCGCTGTTCGATAACCTCGTGACCCAGGTCCGGCAGGCGTCGGACATCATGGACGACGGCACCCAGGATCCGGGCAAGACGTGCAACGGCATCTCCATGGGCCTCGGGTTCGAGATGGTGGAGGCACAACGCGGCGACGTTGGCCCGGCGAACCCGGTGGGGACGGCCTGCCCGTGATGGCGGCGCGGGGAGAATAAGACGGATTCGATGGGGGTGGGGGCCCTCCCCTACCCCCACCCACCAGCCAATCGCGGGAGGATTTACTTCAGATCGAGGTAATCCACCGTGTAGATCCAGCCATTCGGGTGCGTCACGCCGACCAGGCAGAGCGTCCCGGTCCCGCTCGAGGACACGGCCGTGGAGATGTCGGCCATTTGCGGGCTGCTCCATCCGCCGGTCGCGGTGCCGAGGGTCAGCGTGCCCAGGGTCGTGCCATTGAACTTGAGCTGGGCCTGCCCCCCGGAATAAGGCGCGCCGACGTGGGCCTTGGCCTGGGTGATGCCCGTCATCTTGACGTTGCTCCAGCAGATCGTGTCACTGCCCTCGAAGCCGGCGACCTTGCCCCCGCTCGCGCCGCCCGCCTCGGCGAAACAGCCGGTCAGCGTGGCGCTCTCCGCCTCCAGGCGCACGGGCGTCGCGCCGCCGCTGCCGCCGGTGCCTCCAGTGCCGCTATCGGTGCCGGCGTCCGCGCCGCCGCCGCCGCTGCCGCTGCCGCCGGTGCCGCCGCCCCCGGCGATGCATTGCCCCCAGCTCCCGCAGGTCAGCCCGGCGGCGCACGTGCCGCAGGTCCCGCCGCACCCGTCGCTGCCGCAGAGCTTGCCCGTGCATTCCGGCTGGCAGGCATGGGTCGTGGTGGCCAGGCTCATGTTGTCGATATGAACCTGCGTACCGTTATAGGCCCCGCCGGCCGCACCGAGGTCGATCTCGAACTTGTAGGTGTCGGTGGAGGGCGGCGTGAAATTGGGCGGCACGCAGGTGGACCAGGTGGTCCCCACGTTGCAGTTGAAGCTCGCCACCGTGGTCCAGGGGCTCTTCGCCTGCGCGATTTTGATGGGCACCGTGCGCGCCGTGTTCGCCTTGAGGTCGACGTTCCACTTGTAGGGCGTGCCGCCCTGGAGCTGGAAGCCTTCCTGACGCACCTGCACGCTGTAAGGCTGGGTGCCGCTGTTGTCGATGCGCACCCATTGCACGTAGCCGCGCGTGCCCCCTTCGTTGATGACCTCGGTGAGGCCTGTGCCCCCTTCGAGGAAGATGTCCGAGCGGTGATAGGTGAAGTCCTCGTTGAAGCCGCAGTTGCGGATGACGTTGTCGGCGGTGCCGTCGCCATTGACGTCCTGGCAGGCGGCGCGCGTCGCCTGCGGGTAGCCGGCGTTGCGGTGATACCAGCGGACGTAGTCGACCTCGAGCTTGGCCTTGTCGCCCTGCGTCGCCCAATCGACGTTGACGCACGCCCCCGGGGTCTCGCCGCGCCCCTGCCAGCCCAGGCAGCCGAGCTCGCCGCCCACGGCCAGGTTCATGATGAGGTACATGGGCTGGCGGTACTCGGTCGCGCCATCACCGATGGTGAACGTGCCGATCGGCGCGCCGCCATTT includes:
- a CDS encoding WD40/YVTN/BNR-like repeat-containing protein; this translates as MWTASQVVSSAGSNAGPRSQASRVELHVTGRVKEISVSPSGASWLMDSDGPSYHADGFDALWSRSSLDCSTLVRFSRSGQCDRVTFFTDSVAIATGYVGQHNDEYFWTGDAGRTWERRKFPAGEWIYDVFATARGEAWMGGSRGSVYHSRDAGRTFTLLSQPYDNGSRMHRIFMTAGGHGIAGALGNELRVTRDGGRTWTAIATPLDQRPTSGAKPAEHSPEKDIQNVAFFNGQLVVQQNDAVFASPDVTPVRWRRVGTLVAFETDRDGSAAFGVERDGRFVRIDASLALAPIPGARLKGELEDLHVEGSVLYALDASLGLYRADAQGARFAVPHSEGDAAASLTMVRRAGDKLWGVTPHGLYASTDGGATWGLEQTSATALVGLDARNADELFLWNARGEASIFDARTRRLTAVRSLAGVPVGSLVVVDPGLWLVLDRARPQAGAWRSDDRGATWTPLDTWKGAPAIAAVVSPDHDVVLWLGDNTVRRLKPPVSTGVLAGIPAPRVRSVPVAPLHVSCCTSVYFADADHGLLRGYVHHLGDHVWATQDGGARWSEVDAATLPYRRIVPFRGEALAVAARIDEDDDGERELYVLQGTNRRLVYRATEQISDVSVDPSGNVLIELDPTPETFSDTSGRHWLALQPPAQ
- a CDS encoding SRPBCC family protein, producing the protein MTSERENELPEAVTKSIEIDASPADVWRALTDPPSMRAWISDDDIEVTTNWEIGSPILFRGDLHGEIGFENRGTVRAFEPERTLRYSHWSTLSRSAIPDTPENHVVIEFALTPSGSSTRLDLTLSNLVDYVVYKHLDFYWGTTLVLLKRFCEHARSGGQGPASAGA
- a CDS encoding immune inhibitor A domain-containing protein, with protein sequence MNVQLMLDRIRGFRQLFLFFPVVWGVASCTVGGEAPIGEDAGTSSSSSGAGGGDPGPCGVDCSQFETPQCMVAVCNTGQELGPLNTCVVVPAPKGTSCDDGKFCTVNDVCDNGTCGGGSQNLCGLKPDPCSSVICYEELQTCDVTPVGDGAPCTPTDLCQIKGVCKIGECVGEPRDCDFSPLSECNTMSCDPATGDCVPTPDPAKDNKSCVLTGDLCKVNRTCQAGQCAGGEPRDCSGLDVECKRGVCNPENGTCVSAPAPAGTTCTEGVAECHVGKCDAASGNCLSTSAPDGSACNDYNSCTTADTCSSGACVAGDSVDTCVVYLHEGFENCSNGWTFGGDWECGTPSNVGPPVAHIGDNVIATQIAGLYHTNQSYSTSVATSPAIDLTGATNPMVSFWAWDHTEGGTFDGWNLKVSTNGGQSFTQVTTVTPAYGLNIAGQPAWGGNHAAEGWQNYMADLTAFAGQSILLRFSFRSDGATVFPGVYVDELVVAEPQQIPMYITSTSPLQDVYAGMSYATTITRVGGSSNALWSIKPGGQNTAWLTIDPVTGVLAGTPSAAEDGPVTVTVHVEEPMLPSNYAEKTFTFNVKPNSYYTSFEGTCPDGWTLTGDWECGVPVNVGPATAYQGTQCIATKLGENYSISQTFAGTTATSPDIDLTSAQSPTLTFRMWIDTEGSTYDGVTLQVSTDGGMSYATINGVSPAYPLTIAGKPAWGGHQSGLGWQFMQADLSPYVGKIVRLRFAFQSDTSGTFPGVYIDDIFID
- a CDS encoding vWA domain-containing protein — its product is MTTSAEARRIPLDVIFLIDRSGSMSGAKWNGTKAALTTFFNDPASAGIGVGMVYFPTQNGDMCVATNYAALDVPIGLLPDNAFALTNAIPYDALGWGTPMWSGLKGVLMAATAYQDAHPTHKVVVVLATDGNPSSECPPTAIDAVAEVADSALDYNGVRTYVIGVAGSTIANLDKIAAAGGTTAAYDITKDINQFAAKMEEIRTEALGCDFEIPPPPNGQQLDPNRVNFTYTPKGVGSPKILPRADDLADCNNLPGWYYDSNTSPTKIILCPASCSPVQADTNAKVSVLFGCNSVAN
- a CDS encoding glycosyl hydrolase; translated protein: MTRGKLTFRGITLLCSAATLGAMMYGCYAGGDPEDTLGTADGALEPYGSASLTIGGQAYALTWEDDFGGALNGGQAKSYLNANVWRKENLGVNDEQQAYTNRECPNHPTDWNYCVENGKLTLRARKEPLDCVVWKQCVATSECGTNGTCQSGYCLYDQNKNGTWDHDECAPFLGAANPPANGRQYTAGRITTDETVEFRYGYIEFRARMPFAELPAGAVPPHGMWPAIWMLGANGALQNGGRNDGVGWPMTGEIDIMEYTQIKEDPALYSENKAMGFNALWREYPEAGESAANPGGWQPNACSSWPNGGDAKCDGTVDGARAIWDGKTIDYHQWHTWGFLWDENGFKVYMDALPQNGGAPIGTFTIGDGATEYRQPMYLIMNLAVGGELGCLGWQGRGETPGACVNVDWATQGDKAKLEVDYVRWYHRNAGYPQATRAACQDVNGDGTADNVIRNCGFNEDFTYHRSDIFLEGGTGLTEVINEGGTRGYVQWVRIDNSGTQPYSVQVRQEGFQLQGGTPYKWNVDLKANTARTVPIKIAQAKSPWTTVASFNCNVGTTWSTCVPPNFTPPSTDTYKFEIDLGAAGGAYNGTQVHIDNMSLATTTHACQPECTGKLCGSDGCGGTCGTCAAGLTCGSWGQCIAGGGGTGGSGSGGGGADAGTDSGTGGTGGSGGATPVRLEAESATLTGCFAEAGGASGGKVAGFEGSDTICWSNVKMTGITQAKAHVGAPYSGGQAQLKFNGTTLGTLTLGTATGGWSSPQMADISTAVSSSGTGTLCLVGVTHPNGWIYTVDYLDLK